From Ignisphaera aggregans DSM 17230, the proteins below share one genomic window:
- a CDS encoding hypothetical protein (KEGG: pis:Pisl_1017 PP-loop domain-containing protein) has product MKIGNEVYCSSCRKRLAVYKRIVSGEKLCRYCLYNSVVKQVRKAIHYYKMVRKNGFAIYILRPERILSSIEGLYILISAIKDFNVALHVLCIYDFIDCETLSKSFPSVTFINIRVGDKEFKSIQLIELIKFYEAVAIKIARERFIESILVPLFRDELSILLLYGLLMISKSIFSEGMPIRIVDDNISLSRPFYYVTSIDIIYLSLTDKKIPLKTEEKEDALYSFVKEREFWRKAKDILIRSPELMYSSSKTVELLQSYVIGSKATRCKYCGSYSDSDLCEICSRILGYIDAVEYGT; this is encoded by the coding sequence ATGAAGATTGGTAATGAGGTATACTGTTCATCATGTAGGAAAAGATTGGCAGTATATAAAAGGATAGTATCAGGGGAAAAACTCTGTAGATATTGTCTCTATAATAGTGTTGTAAAACAAGTGAGAAAAGCTATACATTATTATAAGATGGTTAGAAAGAATGGATTTGCAATCTATATTCTAAGACCCGAACGAATTTTAAGTTCTATTGAAGGATTATATATACTTATTTCAGCTATTAAGGATTTTAATGTCGCTCTACATGTTTTATGTATATATGATTTTATCGATTGTGAAACTCTATCCAAATCATTTCCATCAGTTACATTCATAAACATTAGAGTAGGAGATAAAGAATTTAAATCTATTCAATTAATAGAGTTAATAAAATTTTATGAAGCAGTTGCTATTAAAATAGCAAGAGAAAGATTTATAGAGAGTATTTTAGTCCCATTATTTAGAGATGAACTCTCAATCCTATTATTATACGGATTATTAATGATAAGCAAATCTATATTTAGCGAAGGTATGCCTATAAGGATAGTTGATGATAATATTAGTTTATCAAGACCCTTCTACTATGTCACATCTATAGACATAATATATCTATCGCTAACCGATAAAAAGATTCCGTTAAAAACTGAAGAGAAAGAGGATGCCTTGTATAGTTTCGTTAAGGAACGTGAGTTTTGGAGAAAGGCAAAAGACATCTTAATAAGGTCTCCAGAGCTCATGTACTCTAGTTCGAAAACAGTTGAGCTTCTTCAAAGCTATGTTATTGGATCCAAAGCTACTAGATGTAAATATTGCGGTAGTTATTCTGATAGTGATTTATGTGAGATATGTAGTAGGATCTTAGGCTATATAGATGCTGTAGAATATGGAACTTAA
- a CDS encoding DNA topoisomerase I (COGs: COG0550 Topoisomerase IA~InterProIPR000380:IPR013497:IPR006171:IPR003601:IPR 006154:IPR003602:IPR005739~KEGG: iho:Igni_0007 DNA topoisomerase I~PFAM: DNA topoisomerase type IA central domain protein; TOPRIM domain protein~PRIAM: DNA topoisomerase~SMART: DNA topoisomerase I DNA-binding; DNA topoisomerase I ATP-binding; Toprim sub domain protein~SPTR: A8A8D9 DNA topoisomerase~TIGRFAM: DNA topoisomerase I~PFAM: Toprim domain; DNA topoisomerase~TIGRFAM: DNA topoisomerase I, archaeal): MNIKDYILVIAEKPKSAEKIAYALGNPKKYRINGVPVWFVMRGTSRFVIAPAAGHLYTLHTESKGFPVFDYKWVPKYIVEPESIFTRKYLNVLSMLAKNAKEYINACDYDIEGSLIGYMIIKNIGDIKRSKRAKFSSLTASEIVRAFNNLLPLDYNMIEAGYCRHILDWLWGINVSRMLMSIYRSVFNEKRILSAGRVQSPTLSYVVNIDLQRKTHVPVPYAYPSIKIFIDNKIFKLIPIDSPFNSLSDAKEYLENIKRDPRATVLDIIVRDERIEPPHPFNLPDLQSEAHRIYGFTPYKTQKLAEDLYLEALISYPRTNSQKLPPTLNNREILEKLSQNIVYRTLVKTLLAETRGILRPNNGPKEDPAHPAIYPTGEGTLKGLSKDHIKLYDLIVRRYLATFANPAVVQYVRIEFIVHGRRYYLSTNIVRSRGWLQYYPYIHFNGEEISLKLLRKGLQIPIHEAKIVIHFTKPPHLPSKISLVKWMEEKGIGTEATRAEIVETLFKRGYLYMRGRGSGVSELGILISFLLKDYVEELISVELTRKFEERLNMILNMKAKCDDIVEEAKEMLLKYINRVKSLDIQTLRAEISKYIEMSDNNGRRCMICKRSVYANNLCIFHNIALENIRSAYETWRKFGFSWTQYLEKLLKLKSTGSYVKEVCRHLIKQGEF; the protein is encoded by the coding sequence TTGAACATTAAGGACTATATCCTTGTAATTGCAGAGAAACCTAAATCTGCTGAGAAAATAGCTTATGCTTTGGGTAATCCAAAGAAGTATAGAATTAATGGAGTACCTGTATGGTTTGTGATGAGAGGTACTTCGAGATTTGTAATAGCTCCTGCAGCTGGGCATCTATATACTCTCCATACAGAATCTAAAGGTTTTCCCGTTTTTGACTATAAATGGGTTCCTAAATATATTGTGGAACCTGAATCGATCTTTACAAGAAAATATCTTAATGTTCTATCTATGTTAGCAAAAAATGCAAAAGAATACATTAATGCTTGTGACTATGATATTGAGGGCTCTTTAATAGGTTATATGATAATTAAGAATATTGGGGATATAAAGAGATCTAAGAGAGCTAAGTTCTCAAGTCTAACTGCATCAGAAATAGTAAGAGCATTTAATAATCTCTTACCACTTGATTACAATATGATTGAAGCTGGATACTGTAGACATATTTTAGATTGGTTATGGGGTATAAATGTATCGAGAATGTTAATGAGTATATATAGAAGTGTATTTAATGAGAAAAGAATACTTAGTGCTGGTAGAGTTCAGTCACCAACACTTTCTTATGTAGTTAATATTGATCTTCAAAGGAAAACACATGTCCCAGTACCATATGCATATCCCTCTATCAAGATCTTTATAGATAATAAGATTTTCAAGTTAATACCCATTGACTCGCCATTTAATTCATTATCTGATGCAAAAGAATATCTTGAAAATATAAAACGAGATCCTAGAGCAACAGTCTTAGATATTATTGTAAGAGATGAAAGAATAGAACCTCCTCATCCATTCAATCTACCAGATCTACAAAGTGAAGCACATAGAATATATGGTTTTACACCATATAAAACACAGAAATTGGCAGAGGATCTATATCTAGAGGCTTTAATTAGCTATCCTAGGACAAATAGTCAGAAACTTCCACCTACACTAAATAATCGAGAAATACTTGAAAAGTTATCCCAAAATATTGTCTATAGAACCTTAGTAAAAACATTATTAGCAGAAACAAGAGGTATATTAAGACCAAATAATGGTCCAAAGGAAGATCCTGCACATCCAGCAATATATCCTACTGGTGAAGGGACATTAAAAGGCTTGTCAAAGGATCATATAAAACTATATGATTTAATTGTTCGTAGATATCTAGCTACTTTTGCCAATCCAGCAGTAGTACAGTATGTAAGAATAGAATTTATTGTCCATGGAAGACGTTACTATCTTTCAACAAATATTGTAAGGAGTAGAGGATGGTTACAATACTATCCATACATACACTTCAATGGGGAAGAAATCTCCTTGAAATTGTTAAGAAAGGGATTACAAATACCTATTCATGAAGCTAAAATAGTAATTCATTTTACAAAGCCTCCTCATCTTCCATCAAAAATCTCTTTAGTTAAATGGATGGAGGAAAAAGGTATAGGTACTGAGGCAACCCGTGCCGAGATTGTAGAGACATTATTTAAAAGAGGCTATCTTTATATGAGGGGAAGAGGATCTGGTGTAAGTGAACTAGGAATTCTCATCTCATTTCTTCTTAAAGATTATGTTGAGGAGCTGATCAGTGTTGAGCTAACTAGAAAATTTGAAGAGAGACTCAACATGATATTGAATATGAAGGCAAAATGTGACGATATTGTTGAAGAAGCTAAAGAGATGCTCCTGAAATATATAAATAGGGTAAAAAGTCTTGACATTCAAACATTAAGAGCAGAGATTTCAAAGTATATAGAGATGTCTGATAATAATGGTAGAAGGTGTATGATATGTAAAAGAAGTGTATATGCAAATAACCTATGTATTTTTCATAATATTGCTCTAGAGAATATTAGAAGTGCATATGAAACTTGGAGAAAATTTGGATTTAGCTGGACTCAATATCTTGAGAAGTTATTGAAACTGAAAAGCACAGGTAGCTATGTAAAAGAGGTTTGTAGGCATCTTATAAAACAGGGTGAATTTTAA
- a CDS encoding thermosome subunit (COGs: COG0459 Chaperonin GroEL (HSP60 family)~InterProIPR017998:IPR001844:IPR002423:IPR002194:IPR 012714~KEGG: smr:Smar_1268 thermosome subunit~PFAM: chaperonin Cpn60/TCP-1~SPTR: A3DP00 Thermosome subunit~TIGRFAM: thermosome~PFAM: TCP-1/cpn60 chaperonin family~TIGRFAM: thermosome, various subunits, archaeal), whose protein sequence is MALYGVPVLILKEGTSRTHGREALRANIMAARVLSEILKTSLGPRGLDKMLVDSFGDITVTNDGAAIVKEMEVQHPAAKLLVEAAKAVDAEVGDGTTSVVVLSGALLERAEQLLDQGIHPTVIIEGYKAALNKALEILDEIAIKLKIGDLDKEEDRNIAKQELKKALHTALASKYIATPDVLDRLMDMILEAAFTAAEKRPDGTYDVKLDMIKIEKKRGGSLADSMLIQGIVLDKEVVHPAMPRRVENAKIALLDTPLEIEKPDITAKINITSPEQIRSFLEEEAKILRDMVEKISSVGANVVICQKGIDDVAQHYLAKKGIMAVRRVKRSDMEKLEKATGGRIVTSVRDLTERDLGSCELVEERRVGNDKMVFVERCKNPKAATILLRGANDMLLDEVERSINDGLHTIRNLLRDPKVVPGGGAVEIELAMRLRKWAESVGGREQLAVMAFADAIEEIPQVLAQTAGMDVLETIMELRKLHAEGKQAAGIDVVNSKVIDDITKINVLEPVAVKKQILKSATETATTILKIDDVIAAAPKKEEKGKKEEKKEEEEEKSTPKFD, encoded by the coding sequence ATGGCACTATATGGAGTACCTGTACTAATCCTAAAAGAAGGTACTTCGAGAACTCATGGACGTGAAGCTCTTAGAGCAAATATAATGGCTGCAAGAGTACTATCTGAAATATTGAAGACTAGTCTAGGTCCTCGTGGACTAGATAAAATGCTTGTAGATAGCTTTGGTGATATAACTGTAACTAATGATGGTGCTGCAATAGTAAAAGAGATGGAGGTACAGCATCCAGCTGCTAAATTGCTAGTAGAAGCAGCAAAAGCTGTAGATGCTGAAGTAGGTGATGGTACTACATCTGTTGTGGTTTTATCTGGTGCTCTCCTAGAAAGAGCAGAGCAGCTATTAGATCAAGGTATACATCCTACAGTAATTATAGAGGGATATAAGGCAGCTCTCAATAAGGCTCTTGAGATTCTAGATGAAATAGCAATAAAGTTGAAGATAGGTGATCTAGATAAGGAAGAGGATAGGAATATAGCTAAACAAGAATTAAAGAAAGCACTTCATACAGCATTAGCCAGTAAATATATTGCAACGCCTGATGTATTAGATAGATTAATGGACATGATCTTAGAAGCAGCTTTTACAGCTGCTGAGAAAAGACCTGATGGAACATACGATGTTAAGCTTGATATGATTAAAATAGAAAAGAAGAGAGGTGGAAGTTTAGCAGATAGTATGCTAATACAAGGAATAGTACTTGACAAAGAGGTTGTCCATCCTGCTATGCCTAGGAGAGTTGAAAATGCTAAGATAGCACTACTTGACACTCCATTAGAGATTGAGAAACCTGATATAACTGCTAAGATCAACATAACATCGCCAGAACAGATAAGAAGTTTTCTAGAGGAAGAAGCAAAGATATTAAGGGATATGGTTGAGAAGATTAGTTCTGTTGGTGCTAATGTTGTTATTTGTCAGAAGGGTATTGATGATGTTGCTCAGCATTATCTAGCTAAGAAGGGTATTATGGCTGTTAGAAGAGTTAAGAGGAGTGATATGGAGAAATTAGAGAAGGCTACTGGAGGAAGAATTGTTACAAGTGTAAGGGATCTCACAGAGAGAGACTTAGGATCCTGTGAACTTGTTGAGGAGAGAAGAGTTGGTAATGACAAGATGGTATTTGTAGAGAGATGCAAGAATCCAAAGGCAGCAACAATACTACTTAGAGGAGCTAATGATATGCTATTGGATGAAGTAGAGAGAAGCATTAATGATGGTCTACATACTATAAGAAACTTGTTAAGAGATCCAAAGGTTGTACCTGGAGGAGGTGCTGTAGAAATCGAATTGGCTATGAGGCTAAGGAAGTGGGCTGAGAGTGTTGGTGGTAGAGAGCAGTTAGCTGTAATGGCATTTGCTGATGCAATTGAAGAAATACCTCAAGTACTAGCTCAAACAGCAGGAATGGATGTATTAGAAACTATAATGGAGTTAAGGAAACTACATGCAGAAGGTAAACAGGCTGCAGGTATCGATGTAGTAAACAGCAAAGTAATAGACGATATTACTAAGATAAATGTGCTAGAGCCAGTAGCTGTAAAGAAACAAATTCTTAAGAGTGCTACAGAGACAGCAACAACAATACTTAAGATAGATGATGTTATAGCTGCAGCTCCAAAGAAGGAAGAAAAAGGAAAGAAGGAGGAGAAGAAGGAGGAAGAAGAAGAGAAGTCGACACCAAAATTTGACTAA
- a CDS encoding DNA-directed RNA polymerase, subunit K (InterPro IPR006110:IPR006111:IPR003716~KEGG: pai:PAE3271 DNA-directed RNA polymerase subunit K~PFAM: RNA polymerase Rpb6~SPTR: Q8ZTF9 DNA-directed RNA polymerase subunit K~TIGRFAM: DNA-directed RNA polymerase, omega subunit~PFAM: RNA polymerase Rpb6~TIGRFAM: DNA-directed RNA polymerase, omega subunit): MSIDIEKAIVRSIDEIVIGPKRLTKYEKARIVAARALQLAMGAPPLIDISSLQNKDPVIIAERELLLGVLPILIKREKPNGEYQLIPLKILADIERKKVEKLNDIIIKHFGEEHSLL, from the coding sequence ATGAGTATTGATATTGAAAAAGCCATAGTTAGAAGTATAGATGAAATAGTTATAGGGCCTAAAAGATTAACAAAATATGAAAAAGCAAGGATTGTAGCTGCAAGAGCATTACAATTAGCTATGGGTGCACCACCTCTAATTGATATTTCATCTCTTCAGAATAAAGATCCTGTAATAATAGCTGAAAGAGAGCTTCTATTAGGTGTACTGCCTATTCTTATAAAGAGAGAGAAACCTAATGGTGAGTATCAACTTATACCCCTAAAAATTTTAGCGGATATTGAAAGAAAAAAAGTTGAGAAACTTAATGATATCATCATAAAACATTTTGGCGAAGAACATTCATTACTTTAA
- a CDS encoding hypothetical protein (KEGG: hbu:Hbut_0919 hypothetical protein), which translates to MVIELQSSESYRETISRNRLVVIAICNRSSKNWDYIIKLFQYLEELVKPKIVFGIIDVNMALSDLEDYEISLAKKDVIIKMYLNGSCIFSQEGVFHSVYNDIETLKEGIRSTLKKHSIQIKFIRSR; encoded by the coding sequence ATGGTTATAGAGCTTCAAAGTAGTGAGAGTTATAGAGAGACAATATCAAGGAATAGACTTGTAGTTATAGCCATATGTAATCGTTCAAGTAAGAACTGGGATTATATAATAAAGTTATTCCAATACCTTGAAGAGTTAGTCAAGCCAAAAATAGTCTTTGGCATCATTGATGTTAATATGGCATTAAGTGATTTAGAGGATTATGAGATATCACTTGCAAAAAAGGATGTTATAATAAAGATGTATCTCAATGGATCATGTATATTTTCTCAGGAGGGAGTATTCCATAGCGTTTATAACGATATAGAGACATTGAAGGAGGGAATAAGAAGTACGTTGAAAAAGCATTCAATTCAAATAAAGTTCATAAGGTCTAGATAG
- a CDS encoding conserved hypothetical protein (KEGG: sto:ST1251 hypothetical protein~SPTR: Q971X8 Putative uncharacterized protein ST1251): MPRKKSSTAKTKRLDESSKKESEEMKQIEDSVKVSISSRRGRQSRKRYVDTEEWVSRHLSELISLLGLEFLELNEDEYVVLLTRVVEMLRGESSTLDIDTIARRFRRNIEYIYPVIARTLLELRERLSVQQLEFVVNYIGDAVLGYAPRLYSEAIKLGRNDLVERLREIWRKWWVAKKHPILPVVCPVCGFNSLMPDMNCIICGSNISEKQLKEYINFGELLKEFAKSSDIESIKKALSYGYVYVNSLGIKAPSEHRDVLDIEVLLSNEEKELLRKYISQ; encoded by the coding sequence ATGCCAAGGAAGAAATCATCTACAGCTAAGACTAAGAGACTTGATGAAAGTTCTAAAAAAGAATCTGAAGAGATGAAACAAATTGAAGATTCTGTAAAGGTTAGTATCAGCTCGAGAAGAGGTAGACAAAGTAGGAAGAGATATGTTGATACTGAGGAATGGGTATCGAGGCATCTATCTGAATTGATTAGTTTATTAGGTTTAGAGTTTCTAGAATTGAACGAAGATGAATATGTAGTATTGCTAACGAGAGTTGTAGAGATGCTTAGAGGAGAATCTAGTACGCTTGATATAGATACAATAGCTAGGAGATTTAGACGTAATATTGAATATATTTATCCAGTAATAGCTAGAACATTGTTAGAGCTTAGAGAAAGGTTATCTGTTCAACAGCTTGAATTTGTTGTAAATTATATTGGTGATGCTGTTCTAGGCTATGCGCCAAGACTTTATAGTGAAGCTATTAAATTGGGTAGGAATGATCTAGTTGAGAGGCTTAGAGAGATTTGGAGAAAGTGGTGGGTTGCAAAGAAACACCCAATACTACCAGTGGTATGTCCTGTATGTGGATTTAATTCCCTTATGCCTGATATGAATTGTATTATTTGTGGCTCTAATATATCTGAAAAGCAATTGAAGGAATATATAAATTTTGGTGAACTTTTAAAAGAGTTTGCAAAGAGTAGCGATATTGAAAGTATTAAGAAGGCTCTAAGCTATGGATATGTATATGTTAATAGTTTAGGAATCAAAGCACCATCAGAACATAGAGATGTACTAGATATAGAAGTTTTATTATCTAATGAAGAAAAAGAGTTATTAAGGAAATATATATCTCAATAG
- a CDS encoding ribonucleoside-diphosphate reductase, adenosylcobalamin-dependent (COGs: COG0209 Ribonucleotide reductase alpha subunit~InterPro IPR000788:IPR005144:IPR013509:IPR013344~KEGG: sso:SSO0929 ribonucleotide reductase (nrd)~PFAM: ribonucleotide reductase large subunit; ATP-cone domain protein; Ribonucleotide reductase large subunit domain protein~PRIAM: Ribonucleoside-diphosphate reductase~SPTR: Q97ZH9 Ribonucleoside-diphosphate reductase~TIGRFAM: ribonucleoside-diphosphate reductase, adenosylcobalamin-dependent~PFAM: Ribonucleotide reductase, all-alpha domain; ATP cone domain; Ribonucleotide reductase, barrel domain~TIGRFAM: ribonucleoside-diphosphate reductase, adenosylcobalamin-dependent), giving the protein MSNTSIEINSDLRSIISTVKVIKRDGSIEPFNLEKVFISISKACKKLCDRNEILSIIEILVGEIKERSEISTLEISDRIERIMISKAISNPKWFEVVKRYELGKIYKDVYGKRSDVEFDPKDLKLTFSAIKILGSRYLIKDPETGRFIETPQMLFRRVSRAIATQEYKYCIQQNNNEDLCKDRVKYWEELFYELLSDQRFLPNSPTLMNAGTKLGILSACFVIPVRDSIVTPDGEGIYDAVRAQAIIFQQGGGTGFDFSELRPEGDIVSTTGGIASGPLSFMRMFDVNTEVIKQGGKRRGANMGVLHVWHADIEKFIDAKSGQLKDVNLQNFNISVGAYDYFIEAVMNGGSIPLINPRKTNLRRDLGNNSKFYAITRARHYLYEDWVQEVIINELESKGGSIWLDETILLTIDEAMIIAQEEKAIVGYVNAKKLFEKIVRNAWDSGDPGLLFIDTINRRHPVWYLGKINATNPCGEQPLLPWESCNLGSINLEKYVEYDEYGKPRIAWQRLAEDIRVIVRFMDNIIDVAKWPLPQLEEAVKRTRKIGIGVMGWHHMLIKLGIPYDSADALYLAYYLAEWIEYNAALASIELARERGAFPAYDPDKYRPTWLSAKPLEELLAIASIDAKPSKFILELLSSRPQIDWNTVEVLRRKYGIRNAALTSIAPTGTISIIANASPSIEPIFAVAFERHVTVGKFIEVDPLFLEYLRKYELDSPELIEEIARRGSISDIPYMPRTIKLLFKGALDIDPKWHVLHQAVWQQWVCAGVSKTVNLRFEATVDDVRNVYLLAWMLGCKGITVYRDKSKAQQVIYVGVKMSQQQVPKERTEKIQLEEKSPQDVSTQQISKQQLFTVTRGKSITEAIEELAVQSCPTCEY; this is encoded by the coding sequence ATGAGTAATACTAGCATAGAGATAAATAGTGATCTAAGAAGTATTATCTCCACAGTCAAAGTTATTAAAAGAGATGGTTCTATAGAACCATTCAATTTAGAAAAGGTTTTTATATCTATTTCAAAAGCATGTAAAAAACTATGTGATAGAAACGAAATACTTTCTATTATTGAGATACTAGTAGGTGAAATAAAAGAACGAAGTGAAATATCTACATTAGAGATTTCTGACAGAATAGAACGTATAATGATATCTAAAGCTATTAGTAATCCTAAATGGTTTGAAGTTGTAAAGAGATATGAACTTGGAAAGATATATAAGGATGTATATGGTAAAAGAAGTGATGTAGAATTTGATCCCAAAGATCTAAAACTTACTTTCTCTGCTATAAAGATTCTCGGAAGTAGATATCTAATCAAAGATCCTGAGACTGGTCGATTCATAGAAACTCCACAAATGCTATTTAGAAGGGTTTCAAGGGCTATTGCTACACAGGAATATAAATATTGTATACAGCAGAATAATAATGAGGATTTATGTAAAGATCGTGTTAAATATTGGGAAGAGCTATTCTATGAACTTCTCAGTGATCAAAGGTTCTTACCCAATAGTCCAACACTAATGAATGCTGGAACAAAGCTTGGAATACTATCTGCATGTTTTGTTATACCGGTGAGAGACTCTATAGTTACACCAGATGGCGAGGGAATATATGATGCTGTAAGAGCACAAGCAATAATATTTCAGCAAGGCGGAGGAACAGGATTTGATTTCTCAGAGCTAAGACCAGAGGGAGATATTGTTTCTACAACCGGGGGTATTGCTAGTGGACCACTTTCGTTCATGCGAATGTTTGATGTCAATACTGAGGTGATAAAACAGGGTGGTAAAAGAAGAGGAGCTAATATGGGTGTTCTTCATGTTTGGCATGCAGATATAGAGAAATTTATTGATGCTAAAAGTGGACAGCTTAAAGATGTTAATCTTCAAAACTTTAATATATCTGTTGGTGCATATGACTATTTCATTGAGGCTGTAATGAATGGAGGTTCAATACCATTAATCAATCCTAGAAAAACAAATCTTAGACGTGATTTAGGAAATAACTCTAAATTCTATGCTATTACTAGAGCAAGACACTATCTATATGAGGACTGGGTACAGGAGGTAATAATAAATGAGCTTGAATCTAAGGGAGGTAGTATATGGCTTGACGAGACAATATTACTAACAATAGATGAAGCTATGATTATTGCACAAGAAGAAAAAGCTATAGTTGGTTATGTCAATGCTAAGAAACTATTTGAAAAAATAGTTAGGAATGCATGGGACTCAGGAGATCCAGGACTACTCTTCATAGACACTATTAACAGAAGACACCCTGTCTGGTATCTCGGCAAAATCAATGCAACAAATCCGTGCGGAGAACAACCTCTACTACCGTGGGAAAGCTGCAATCTGGGAAGTATCAATTTAGAGAAGTACGTTGAATACGATGAGTATGGGAAGCCCCGAATAGCTTGGCAGAGACTGGCAGAAGATATAAGAGTTATTGTGAGATTTATGGATAATATTATTGATGTTGCAAAATGGCCTCTCCCACAGCTAGAGGAAGCTGTTAAGAGAACTAGGAAGATAGGTATCGGTGTAATGGGCTGGCACCATATGTTAATAAAACTTGGTATTCCTTATGATAGTGCTGATGCTTTATACCTTGCATATTATCTAGCTGAATGGATAGAATATAACGCTGCACTTGCAAGTATAGAGCTAGCTAGAGAAAGAGGGGCGTTTCCTGCATATGATCCTGATAAATATAGACCTACATGGCTTAGCGCCAAGCCGTTAGAAGAGCTCTTAGCAATAGCCTCTATAGATGCAAAACCATCTAAATTTATATTGGAATTATTGAGCAGTAGGCCACAGATAGATTGGAATACTGTTGAAGTTCTTAGAAGGAAGTATGGTATAAGAAATGCTGCATTAACATCGATAGCCCCTACAGGAACCATAAGTATAATTGCTAATGCGAGCCCGAGTATAGAACCAATATTTGCTGTAGCATTTGAACGCCATGTAACTGTAGGTAAATTTATTGAAGTAGATCCTCTATTCCTAGAATATCTACGAAAATACGAACTTGATTCACCAGAGCTTATAGAGGAAATAGCTAGGAGGGGAAGCATCTCTGATATCCCATATATGCCGAGAACCATTAAATTATTATTTAAAGGAGCTCTTGATATTGATCCAAAGTGGCATGTACTCCATCAAGCAGTATGGCAACAATGGGTTTGTGCTGGTGTATCAAAAACTGTTAACCTAAGATTCGAGGCAACAGTAGATGATGTAAGAAATGTTTATCTTTTAGCGTGGATGCTTGGATGTAAGGGTATAACTGTATATAGAGATAAATCGAAGGCCCAACAAGTTATATATGTAGGGGTAAAGATGTCTCAGCAACAAGTTCCTAAGGAGAGAACAGAGAAAATACAGTTAGAGGAAAAATCTCCTCAAGATGTAAGTACTCAACAGATCTCTAAACAGCAACTATTTACAGTGACAAGAGGTAAATCAATAACTGAAGCTATAGAAGAACTCGCTGTTCAGAGTTGCCCAACATGTGAATATTAA